The Alphaproteobacteria bacterium genome segment AAAATTATATTAAAAGAATTCTAGGCAAATAGGCTTGGTGTTTTAAGTGTATTTACTTCATTTTTTCGTAACTTCTTTTTACTGTTATCCACATAAGAATTGCCCACACATAACCAATCCATATATCCCATAAGTTGTTATATGGAAAACTAATGTTGGGGTTTTCAATGTATTTTAAGGCAATTATGAAGAGTATATATAAAACACTAAAGGAGGTGCCAGCTTTTAATACAAAATAACCACTTCCTTTTTCGATTGTTTGTTCTAGATATTTTTTACGTTCTTCTTTTGTGGATTCCATTTTTTCAAGCTTCCATAGGTATGCAAAAAATGCAAAAAAAGAACAGGCTAAGAATACATAACTTAATATGATGATGGTTGTATTGTTTTCTGCAATACGATTTATGTATCTAGATAAAAGGAAAACAAAAAGTACTAAAATTGCTGGGATAGTTATTTTTTTTTGGATCATTTTTTTTCTCCTTTGTAATAAAATAAAAGATTTATTTTAGTTTTTCAAAGCGCTTCTTTTCGACTATCCACGCTAAATAAGCTAATGGATATCCTAATATTCCAATCCAAAATAGATGATAGGGGAAATCTATAGAAGGATTCCCGATGTATTTCATAATTATAATCACTGATGGAGATAATATTGTGGCTATTGTTCCGTATTTTGCAATATACAAAAAAACACCTATTTCAATATTTTTCTTTAAGTATTTTTTTTGTTCTTCTTTATAGGACTCCTTGCGTGATTCTATTCTGTTGAGTTTAATCATATACAAAGCATAAGCAAAGTAGAAAATCCAAAGTGCAATTGTAAAACTTAAAAGAAAGGGATGTGTTTTCCAGCTTTCTGCTAAATCCATATCTGCAACACGGTCTGCATATTTTGTTAGAAATATTAATGAAAAAAATAAAATTATTGGAAGGTAATTTCTGTATTTCATTTTTTTCTCCATAACCTACTGGAAAATTATTTCATTTTTTCGTAGCGTTTTTTATCAACTATCCACATTAAATAGGCTAATGGATATCCTATTAATCCTGCCCACAATAGATGATAAGGAAAATCGATAGCAGGATTATTGATATACCTAAAAAGGATCCCTGCCAATGGATAGGAGATTGCAAAAGATGTTCCATATACAACAAGATAATAGAGCATTCCTTTTTGAACTCTTTTTATTAGATCATTTTTGGATGTTTCTTTACCCTCTTTTGTTTTGCTCATTTTATATACATAAAATCCAGCTAAGATAAGGACAATTAACATTATGACGTTTAAAGTCATAGCAGTATGCGAATTATAAATTCGAATGATGTAAGGGGTTAAGAACGCCATTAAAAGAAAAAGTGTTATAAAGATATATTGTGACAGTCTATACATTTCTTTCTCCTTAAAATCATTAATTTTTTATTTTAGTTTATCGTAATTCTTTTTTTCAACTATCCACATTAAATATGCAAAAGGATATCCCAAAAGTCCAGGCCAAAGGTAATGATAGGAAAAATTGAAAATAGGATTTTCGATGTAACTTACTAGAACTAGTACTAATGGAAATAGAATTGTACCTAATGTTCCGTATAAAACTATATAATGGAGCATTCCTTTTTGAACGCGTTTTATTAGATATTTTTTTTGCGCTTCTTTAAAGGGTTCTGTTTTGCTTATTTTAAAGATGTAAAATTGAAATACAATAAAAACAATCCAAAAAACACCTAGAAATATAATGTACATAGGGTGCGTTTGCCATGTAGCAATACTTCTAATGTAGGTATTTAAGAAGATTAATAATAACAATAAAGTTATTTGGGTATAAACTATGAATCTGTACATTTTCTTCTCCATGCTTAGCGATCACGTCTTAGTTTAACATGGAGAATATTAAGAAGAGGTTAATGCTTATTCGTCAAACATTTCTAGTAAGACATTAATTACTTTTGTTTGAATTTTTTTGTCTAATTGTCCCAGTTTTTTAACCACACGCACACGATCTATTGTTCTTATTTGATCGAGGACAATACTTCCTTTTTTGTGGTCAAACTCTAAATCAATGCGTGTTGGGTAATGTTTAATGGTACTTGTCATCGGTGCTACAATGATTGTATTTAAGTAATGATTCATTTCATTGGGGGATATGACAACGCAAGGACGTGTTTTTTTTATTTCTGAGCCTAATGTTGGGTCGAGATTGATGAGCAGAACGTCAAATCGATTTAGCTCCATTCCCATTCACCCTTGTCAAAAGAGGTCTGAATAGTGTCAATATCTAAAAGATCATCATCTTTTTTTTGAGCCATAGATTCAAAGGCTTTTGCCCAATTTTCTCTTTTTTTATACGGCGTAAGGATAATGGAATGATTTTGAACTTCAATATTAATGGTATCACCAAAACCACATTGTTCGATGAGTGTTTTAGGGATTCTTATGCCTTTGGAATGGCCAATTTGTATAATATGTGCTTTCATTATAAACTCCCTTTATAATTACATTGTAATTACATTTTTTGAAAAAAGCAAATATTTTATTTTTTTGAATATTATTAACGTTTTTTTAATTTATATTAATAGATAATAGATAATAGATAATAGATAAAACAGGAGACGTCAAATGAAAAAAATTATTCTCACTTTAAGTATGTTGCTTCTTATAAATGCTAATTCTTATGCTGAAGATACATCATCCGATGATACTGATAGTGTTATGAGTAAATTTGATGAGATTGAATCTATGTTGGCAGGAAAGCATAGTTTGTTGAATTTAGGACAAGCAAGGAAAACTCTTAATGATATTCAGAATCAATATTGCAGTGATGATAATTTTGATGACACCCTTTGTGGAATACGTGATGCAATAGATCAAAAAATAACTGATATATTTCAAGCTCAATTAGAAAGTATTGAAAAAAGGAAGCGTGAAAGAGGAGTGAATTACTAGAGTTGTTTTGAAATACAGTGAAATAACCAGAAAATGTTACAAAAAATTGCGTCATTGCGAGTTTCCCACCACCTAAAAGGGCCGGACTTAAAAGTAATGACAAGTTTTTATAGACTTTTCAACATACTGCATTAAATGGAGTGGACTTTTTTCTGAAATATCAAAAGCATCTAGCCTTTTACTTGAAGGGCCGTCCGAATTAAATCATGATTTTTACGATAAAGCATCGTTGCAACTTGGTGTGCAAGACGTGTTTCTTCAACTTTTTGTAATTGGTCATCCAGCGCAATATTATTACCTTGGATAGTCACCTGATCTTTATCTTTACTGGTTGTTATCTTAAGACCATTAGAGCTTGTTTGATTTTGTGAAGATATATGTTTTGCGTTTGTTTTTTTTAATTCAATAATATGTTTAAAGCCTTGAGAAGACCCTGAAAGCGCTTTGGGATCAATATCGATTGCTTTTTGATGAGGCGTCTGAATATTTGCAAGATTTCGCGCAAGAAGCCCCTGACGAAAAGACAAGGTTGTTAATCGTTGTGCAAGTGCTTTAAAAACTGGGATATCATTGAATGGCATAATGAAGCCTTTAATTTTATATGAGTACACATTTTTGCTTATGTATACAATGTGTTTACTCATTCTCAAGACATTGTATGTTTTTACGTTGTGTTATAGTAAGGATGAATTGATCTAAAAAATTAAATTTTTTTGTTAACAGTCAATTCGTTTGACTCAAAAATAATGGGTGAAGCAAGCTTCACCCAAATCTATCAGATAAAGCCAAGCAAACCTGAAATGATGGTGGAAAGTCCTAAAGTTGCAGCAGCATCTTTATTAGACTCTACAGAGTTTTGTAAGATTTTAGCCAAAACTTGTTTTTGTTCATCGTTCAATTTATCACCTTTTGTATTGATACCATCTTTTATGGTGACAGTTTTCGAATCTGGATTCCAAACGAATGTAGCTTCAAGGTTGCCAGCAGATGCAGTGTTTGCAAAACTTGCAAATGCAAATGTTGCAAGGATAAGTGATAATTTACGCATGTTTAGTTCCTCCAAAAGATATTATTATTTATATTTCATTAAAAGACTATCATCTTCAAATTCAATTGAAAAGGTATTTTATTGTTATTTTTTGTAATAATTTAAAGTTAACAGCATTTACATAAATATGTTGCTAGGGCGCTTATAATTTATAAAACATAGTTTTATCTTTTCCTGTTTCAAGTTATGGTAAACGTCAGATTTAAAAATTGATATGCTCGTGTATAATAAAATTCAAGTAGGTGGCTTAACGTGTTTCTACTTGATACAATTTGAAAGAGTTCGGATATATTTATAGCATGTTATTTTAATAAAGTTAAGTAAGCTGTTCTTAGTTTTTTTATAATATAAAAAACATCATTATTATACGTAAAAATACGGGTAAAGTCATCCTTTACCCGTAACTTCAGAATTAAAGACCAAATGATGCTAATAATCCACTAAAAATGCCTAAAGTTGCAGTGCCTTCAGTTTTAGCTTTTTTTAAAGCTTCAGATGCTGAATTAAAATATGTGTTAAGTTCAGTCATTTGTTCTTTTGATAAATCTTTACCATCAGATTTTGCACTGCTAACAGTGAATTTACCATCTGACAATTTTACCATGATGTCAGCATCTTTTGCTGATGCAATGCTAACAAATGCAAAAGAAATTGCAATAAGTGAAATGATACGCATGTTTTGTTCCTCCAAAACTGATTGCTTTTATATTACCAACTTTATCAGTTTAATATTAAATAGCAAGAGCTCAATTTTAAAAATATGTAAAATAATTGAAAATTTTTAAGGCCTTCTTTGATGCTATAGGTAAGCTAGACTGAAATAGTCTACAATAAATTTTTTTTCTATTCCCTACTTAAAACAAAAGTCAGAAAATATATTATATCAAACAGTTTTTAAAAACTTTTATTAGGTAAATTTTTTCTTGGAATGTTGAGGCTTGGCAATATTAATTTAGATGCAAATGTTAATAATTTGCAATTAAAGGTTGACAAAACCTATTGGCATATTATTATATGGGGCTTACAATAAACGATAGAATTATATATTTAGGTGATCACAAATGTTTGCAGTTGTTCAAACTGGTGGAAAACAATACAGAGTTCAAGAAAATGATCTCCTCGTTGTTGAACGTTTAAACGGAGAAGTTGGCTCCAAGGTGCGTCTTGACGACGTATTAATGGTTGGAAATGGTGACCAAGTATCAATTGGTCAACCCGCAATCAATGGTGCTTTTGTTGAAGCTGAAGTTATGATTCAGCGTAAAGGCAAAAAAGTAATTGTTTTCAAAAAGATACGTCGCCATAATTATCGTCGTAAAAAAGGCCATCGTCAATACGAAACGGTCTTGCGCATTACGACAATTGGTAATGGTCATTAATCCTTTTTAGAGGTTGAGAATAGAATATGGCACAGAAAAAAGCTGGTGGTAGTTCGCGTAACGGACGTGATAGTGCTGGAAGGCGTCTAGGCGTCAAAAAATTTGGCGGTGAAGCTGTTTTGGCTGGCAATATCCTTGTTAGACAACGTGGAACCAAATATTATCCAGGTACAAATGTTGGTATTGGTAAAGACCATACACTCTTTGCGTTAACGCAAGGTCAAGTGAAATTTCTGCACAAATCAGAAGGTCGTACTTTTGTAACAATTATTCCTGCGGAATAATTTAGGCATATGCCTAATCATTTCGAAATAAGGGTAGAAAAATAAGGGTGTGCAGAGAAAAAGCATAATTTGCTTTGTCTATGCAAATCCTTAAATTTTTATTTTTTTCTATTTTGTAAATTAATAAATCAAAATAAAAGATAAGATATAGTCCGTTAACTTTTGCGATTCATCGTTAAAATTTCCTTATATATAAAAAGTAATCTATATTACATTTTTTAAATCCGGCTTAAAAAATTATAGATTACTTTGATACCTAACTTTTATTGTTAACTCATATTAACACATACACTTCTTTTGTAATCATCTCTTTATTTATGCAAATTCAATATGATATAGATTTTATTTATTTTGTCTGATAATATCAATGGGTCATTATTTGGAGGAAATACAATGAAAAAACTTCTGTCTATAACTTTTATTATATTGAGCGTAGTTTCATTTCAAGTAGAAGCAAATCCAGGCTTATCTTCAATATACAAATTTTTATCTTTATATACACCGGCAAATTTAGCAAAAAAACCAAATTTTAGATTTTTTAACGTTAACAGTCAATTCAGCCCCATTCGTCTTTTTTGGACTTCTGGTGGTATGTTTTCAAATCTATATTCGTTACAAAGCAATAATTTTGCATCGTCAGTTAGGGATATAAAAACAACTGACCAAAGCGAAGAATTTATATCTGATGAAGAAAAAAAAGAAAAAGCTGATGTTTTTATAAGAAAAGCTCTTAATGTGTCTGAAATTGCCTATTATACGTACTTAAGAATTGACCATAATGAAGACTTCCCACTTAATGTTGCAGAATCAGGAATTTATTTAAGCGATCGCGAGATAGATGACCTTAAAAGACAAATAATCGAGGGCAATCTACAATTAGCATCACGTAATCAAAAACAATTCATAGCCTATCATCTTGAAACATTGTGTGACTCTATCACTTGGATCAAAACATTAAGATTAAATGGTCGCAACATTACAACATTGCCTGATAATTTTGTGAATCTTAGTAAATTAAGGTATCTTGATCTATCTGATAATATGATCAAAGAACTTCCTGATAACTTTAACCAATTAGATCGATTGGAACATATCAATCTTTCTTCTAATAATCTTGATGTATTTCCAAATGATACTTGTTTACCAAAAACCTTAAAGTATTTATTTATGTATAACAATAAGATAGAAACTGTTCCAAACCACATTAATCAATTATGTAATTTAGAGCTAATTGATCTTTCTAGTAATGGACTTAAAATATTACCAGAAGAAATAGGTGAATTAAGTGAATTAAATACTCTTTATCTATATAGTAATGATCTTAGATATATACCTAACAGTATCGGCAATCTTTCTAAATTAAAAATATTAAATTTAAACTACAATAACAACCTAAGTATCATACCCCGATCTTTCTTAAAATTAATACAACTGCATGAAGTTCTTTTAAGTGGCACAAAACTTGGCGAAAAAAGTGAAATGAATAATCATTTTTACGATATGCATAAAAGTGATTATATAAATTATGACGATTTAAAAGAAAATTTTAATGAATCCATTGTATGGAATAATTGTTTTTATGCTAAAAAAGAATAGACCTTTGGGAGAATTCTAGGCGTTGTTGATATTTCAATGACCCCTAGAGATTGCAATAAAAAAGTTGCATTCTTTTTTTAACCATACTAAGATTCTATGTAGACTAAAAATTGGACAAACTTATGATCTCTTTACTTTGGACACATAAAGACTGGCGTTGGCGTCTCTAGACAGCTCTACCCCTTTATACCTATATGTTCATCGTAAAATAAGAGATTAAAATGTTTACTTCTAAAAGAACGATCATTCTATTATTAAGCTTAATTGCTGTTATTCTCTCCACCTATTTTTTTCAAAAAAATACCCAGCAACTTCCCATAATAGCCATTGCTAATTATGGTCCACATTCATCTTTGGAAGAAACCATCAAAGGTTTTAAAGAAACATTAGAAAAGTTTGGCTATAAAGAAAACGAACAGATTCAATTTGATATCAATCATGTTAATTTTGATCCTACTCAAATCATTCAAATGCTGACGAAATTACAGTCAAAAAATCCTAAATTATTGTTAGCAATTACAACACCTGTCGCTCAATCAGCGCAAAATGTGTTCAAAGATAAACCTATTGTTTTTGCAAGCATTACAGATCCTGTTGAAGCAGGTCTGCTTAAAAACGACCATGAAGCAAGTAATAATGTAACGGGTGCTTCTGAACGACAAGACTTTAATGCGCTCATCAATTTTATCAAAAGCATCCTGCCTAATGCTAAAAGAATAGGAATGCTTTATGCAACAGGTGAAGCCAACGATTTAGCGCTTCTAAAGTCATTTGAGCATGAGACACAAAAACACAATATGATTCTTGTATCGAAGGCTATTGATCATCCGCGTGATGTCCCTTTAGGTATTGCATCATTTCAGGATAAGGTCGATCTTATTTATGTAGGCACAAGCGGTCCCATTCAACCAACTTTGCCAGCAATTGTTCACGCAGCTGATGGTTTAGGTATCCCGATCATTAATGCGGATTCAGATGCTGTTCATAAACATCTTGTACTTGCAAGTTTTGGCGTTTCTTTTTATCAAATTGGTGCCAATGCTGCAAAAATTGCTGCTTCGATCATGGATGGTAAAAACATCAAAGATGTTCAACCGATTCATCCAAATCTTGAAGACCATCATGGATTTATAAGCCAAAAGAAGGCACAAAAATATAACATTACATTACCCAAAGATGAAAAAAATATATCAATTTTGGAGTAAACATTGTGTTAAAAATACAAAATATTACACATAAATACCCGCTTCATTTTGAACCTATTTTAAATCATCTTGATTTAGAGCTTCAAGATGGTTCATTTTGTGTCATCATCGGTAGCAATGGATCTGGTAAATCAACTTTGCTTAAAACAATTTCGGGCGAACTTAATCCTCAAAAAGGTAAGATCATTTTTGATCAAAAAAATATTACAGGATTATCAATTCATAAAAGGGCTCAATTCTTAAGTTCCGTCACGCAAGATATTGCAAAAGGTACTATTGCCGAGATGACCTTGCTGGAAAACATGTCTTTAAGTTTGCTCCGTGGACAAAAAGCAACTTTTTCAAATTTTAAAAGCGCCGAAAAATTTTTCTTAGAAGAACTAAAATCCTATAAATTGGGTCTTGAAAAATATATGCATACAAAATTATCGAACCTATCGGGTGGTCAACGACAACTCGCCGCCCTCATTATGGCAACTCTT includes the following:
- a CDS encoding type II toxin-antitoxin system PemK/MazF family toxin — translated: MGMELNRFDVLLINLDPTLGSEIKKTRPCVVISPNEMNHYLNTIIVAPMTSTIKHYPTRIDLEFDHKKGSIVLDQIRTIDRVRVVKKLGQLDKKIQTKVINVLLEMFDE
- a CDS encoding AbrB/MazE/SpoVT family DNA-binding domain-containing protein; protein product: MKAHIIQIGHSKGIRIPKTLIEQCGFGDTINIEVQNHSIILTPYKKRENWAKAFESMAQKKDDDLLDIDTIQTSFDKGEWEWS
- the rplU gene encoding 50S ribosomal protein L21 translates to MFAVVQTGGKQYRVQENDLLVVERLNGEVGSKVRLDDVLMVGNGDQVSIGQPAINGAFVEAEVMIQRKGKKVIVFKKIRRHNYRRKKGHRQYETVLRITTIGNGH
- the rpmA gene encoding 50S ribosomal protein L27; translated protein: MAQKKAGGSSRNGRDSAGRRLGVKKFGGEAVLAGNILVRQRGTKYYPGTNVGIGKDHTLFALTQGQVKFLHKSEGRTFVTIIPAE
- a CDS encoding leucine-rich repeat domain-containing protein; translation: MKKLLSITFIILSVVSFQVEANPGLSSIYKFLSLYTPANLAKKPNFRFFNVNSQFSPIRLFWTSGGMFSNLYSLQSNNFASSVRDIKTTDQSEEFISDEEKKEKADVFIRKALNVSEIAYYTYLRIDHNEDFPLNVAESGIYLSDREIDDLKRQIIEGNLQLASRNQKQFIAYHLETLCDSITWIKTLRLNGRNITTLPDNFVNLSKLRYLDLSDNMIKELPDNFNQLDRLEHINLSSNNLDVFPNDTCLPKTLKYLFMYNNKIETVPNHINQLCNLELIDLSSNGLKILPEEIGELSELNTLYLYSNDLRYIPNSIGNLSKLKILNLNYNNNLSIIPRSFLKLIQLHEVLLSGTKLGEKSEMNNHFYDMHKSDYINYDDLKENFNESIVWNNCFYAKKE
- a CDS encoding ABC transporter substrate-binding protein → MFTSKRTIILLLSLIAVILSTYFFQKNTQQLPIIAIANYGPHSSLEETIKGFKETLEKFGYKENEQIQFDINHVNFDPTQIIQMLTKLQSKNPKLLLAITTPVAQSAQNVFKDKPIVFASITDPVEAGLLKNDHEASNNVTGASERQDFNALINFIKSILPNAKRIGMLYATGEANDLALLKSFEHETQKHNMILVSKAIDHPRDVPLGIASFQDKVDLIYVGTSGPIQPTLPAIVHAADGLGIPIINADSDAVHKHLVLASFGVSFYQIGANAAKIAASIMDGKNIKDVQPIHPNLEDHHGFISQKKAQKYNITLPKDEKNISILE
- a CDS encoding ATP-binding cassette domain-containing protein, which translates into the protein MLKIQNITHKYPLHFEPILNHLDLELQDGSFCVIIGSNGSGKSTLLKTISGELNPQKGKIIFDQKNITGLSIHKRAQFLSSVTQDIAKGTIAEMTLLENMSLSLLRGQKATFSNFKSAEKFFLEELKSYKLGLEKYMHTKLSNLSGGQRQLAALIMATLAPPKLLLLDEHSSALDPKTSQKLMQFTANLIEKHHMTTLMVTHNLSDAVLYGDRIIMLHKGKVVIDLKDDAKKALTIKDLLNLFYHFENELLVNSAQGIE